One genomic region from Planktothrix serta PCC 8927 encodes:
- a CDS encoding phosphoribosyltransferase yields MSDLHISWTEYHQKIETLATKIFQSQWQFNQIVCLARGGLRVGDILSRIFEQPMAILATSSYYGAGGKVRGAIKIAEHLTMTTDTLGSQVLLVDDLVDSGISLQESIGWLKSRYPQIQEIRTAVLWYKSCSVMVPNYYVDYLADDPWIHQPFEYYETLNLSALEHQS; encoded by the coding sequence ATGAGCGACTTGCATATTTCTTGGACAGAATACCACCAAAAAATTGAAACTTTAGCGACAAAAATTTTTCAATCTCAATGGCAATTTAATCAAATTGTCTGTTTAGCAAGGGGAGGATTACGAGTTGGGGATATTCTCTCCCGCATTTTTGAACAACCGATGGCGATTTTAGCGACATCATCCTATTATGGAGCCGGGGGTAAAGTTCGAGGTGCGATTAAAATTGCTGAACACTTAACCATGACGACGGACACCTTGGGGAGTCAGGTTTTATTAGTAGATGATTTAGTGGATTCTGGGATTAGTTTACAAGAGTCTATCGGTTGGTTGAAATCTCGTTATCCTCAGATTCAAGAGATCAGAACTGCTGTTCTCTGGTATAAAAGTTGTTCGGTGATGGTTCCTAATTATTATGTCGATTATCTGGCAGATGATCCCTGGATTCATCAACCCTTTGAATATTATGAAACCTTGAATTTGTCAGCGTTGGAACATCAAAGTTAA
- a CDS encoding HD family phosphohydrolase, with translation MKIIFEKPELFYNFDEQAELIEKLLDIGTALSGTQDLSSLLNLILTKSREITWSDAGSVYLLDHSDNTSKLVFKVAQNASLPNLSFKEFAIPLTPRSLAGYVALKTVSLNIPDAYNLPEHEPYQLDRSFDENISYRTRSVLVVPMQNRKGEVIGVLQLINRKVNPDVTITAENALEMTQSYSKWEERILRSLASQAAISIERNHLQESIEHLFEGFVRASVQVIEARDPCTFGHSERVAELAVRLSQEVNTIQSGSLAAISFSDRQLQELRYAALLHDFGKVGVPEAILTKPKKLYPRQLEVIRHRFALAQRTLELETTQTKYQHLLQHSAQKSADATECQFCQSLPELDTKLSESVAKLSRYWKILLEANEPRVLAEDPLKQLRELAQLTYRDLDGEMKPLLTPEEINQLLVERGNLTAEEREIIESHVSYTYGFLKQIPWTNDLKNVPTIAYRHHEKLDGTGYPLGLKSEEIPIQAQIITIADIYDALTAGDRPYKTGLPTVTALKILQQEATKNTINVDCLELFQQRRVYEVLGHSIDVVMELA, from the coding sequence ATGAAAATAATTTTTGAGAAACCTGAATTGTTCTATAACTTCGATGAGCAAGCCGAACTGATTGAAAAACTGCTCGATATTGGTACGGCTCTGTCTGGAACTCAAGATTTAAGTTCGCTGCTGAATTTAATATTAACAAAAAGTCGGGAAATTACTTGGAGTGATGCCGGGAGCGTTTATCTTCTCGATCACAGTGATAATACATCAAAATTGGTGTTTAAAGTTGCACAAAATGCGTCTTTACCGAATTTGTCTTTTAAAGAATTTGCCATCCCTTTAACGCCTCGAAGTTTAGCCGGATATGTGGCTTTAAAAACCGTTTCATTAAATATTCCCGATGCCTATAATTTACCGGAACATGAACCTTACCAACTGGATCGCAGTTTCGATGAAAATATTAGTTATCGTACCCGTTCAGTTTTAGTAGTTCCGATGCAAAACCGCAAAGGGGAAGTGATCGGGGTGCTACAATTGATTAACCGCAAAGTTAACCCCGATGTGACGATCACGGCTGAAAATGCGTTAGAAATGACGCAATCTTATTCTAAATGGGAAGAACGAATTTTGCGATCGCTCGCCTCCCAAGCCGCGATTTCAATTGAAAGAAATCACCTGCAAGAAAGTATTGAACATCTGTTTGAGGGGTTTGTTAGAGCGTCTGTACAAGTGATTGAAGCTCGTGATCCTTGTACCTTTGGCCACTCGGAACGAGTCGCAGAATTAGCAGTCCGTTTAAGTCAAGAAGTTAATACAATTCAATCAGGTTCCTTAGCTGCAATTTCTTTTAGTGATCGTCAACTTCAAGAACTTCGCTATGCGGCATTGTTACATGATTTTGGAAAAGTGGGTGTTCCTGAAGCCATTTTAACCAAACCGAAAAAACTCTATCCTCGTCAATTAGAGGTCATCCGTCATCGATTTGCCTTAGCGCAACGCACCTTAGAATTAGAAACTACCCAAACAAAATATCAACATTTATTGCAGCATTCTGCCCAAAAATCTGCGGACGCAACTGAATGTCAATTTTGCCAATCTCTGCCAGAATTAGATACAAAATTATCAGAATCAGTTGCTAAATTAAGCCGATATTGGAAAATTTTATTAGAAGCCAATGAACCCAGAGTTTTAGCGGAAGATCCTTTAAAACAACTGCGGGAACTGGCTCAACTAACCTACCGAGATTTAGACGGAGAAATGAAACCTTTATTAACTCCTGAAGAAATCAATCAATTGTTAGTTGAACGAGGGAATTTAACCGCAGAAGAACGAGAAATTATTGAATCCCATGTTAGTTATACCTATGGATTTTTAAAACAAATTCCTTGGACAAATGATTTAAAAAATGTTCCGACGATTGCTTATCGACATCATGAAAAATTGGATGGAACTGGATATCCCCTAGGGTTAAAATCAGAGGAAATTCCCATCCAAGCTCAAATTATTACGATCGCAGATATTTATGATGCTCTAACGGCCGGAGATCGCCCTTACAAAACCGGATTACCTACGGTTACGGCTTTAAAAATTTTACAACAAGAGGCAACTAAAAATACAATTAATGTTGATTGTTTAGAACTGTTTCAACAACGAAGAGTCTATGAAGTATTAGGACATAGTATTGATGTGGTGATGGAATTAGCTTAA
- a CDS encoding DUF29 domain-containing protein, which translates to MVNSLYENDFQLWINSTIQQLKNGEFDSIDLENLIEELTSLGKSEKNALKSNLMILLAHLLKLQVQSDAPETMKISWYNSVIEHRQRVLTHLEDTPSLKNFIPEAMDKAYPQARNLAIKEGKFAALGVRIPGEGEYPLTCPFSIQQILDEDFYG; encoded by the coding sequence ATGGTAAACTCTCTCTATGAAAATGATTTTCAACTGTGGATAAATTCAACGATTCAACAGCTAAAAAATGGTGAGTTTGACTCCATCGATTTAGAAAATTTGATAGAGGAATTAACAAGTTTGGGAAAATCAGAGAAGAATGCGTTAAAAAGTAATCTCATGATCTTATTAGCTCACTTGCTTAAACTCCAAGTTCAATCGGATGCTCCAGAAACTATGAAGATCAGTTGGTATAATTCAGTCATTGAACATCGTCAGCGAGTTTTAACTCATTTAGAAGATACACCGTCTTTAAAAAATTTTATTCCCGAAGCAATGGATAAAGCTTACCCTCAAGCTCGTAATTTAGCCATAAAAGAAGGCAAGTTTGCTGCTTTGGGTGTGCGTATTCCTGGTGAAGGTGAATATCCTCTGACTTGCCCCTTTTCCATTCAGCAAATATTAGATGAAGACTTTTATGGATGA
- a CDS encoding 4a-hydroxytetrahydrobiopterin dehydratase, with product MVALLSNSQIQQLAPQVPDWTIEGQQLKLVKRFKDFIEAIEFVNKLVEPSELAGHHPDLEISYNKVTIILTTHDAGGLTEMDFTLAQKISALS from the coding sequence ATGGTAGCACTACTTAGTAATAGCCAAATTCAACAACTTGCTCCTCAAGTCCCTGACTGGACAATTGAGGGACAACAGTTAAAATTAGTCAAACGATTTAAAGATTTTATTGAAGCGATTGAATTTGTGAACAAGCTGGTTGAACCCTCTGAATTGGCTGGACATCACCCCGATTTAGAAATTTCCTATAACAAAGTCACAATTATCCTAACGACTCATGACGCTGGGGGTTTAACTGAAATGGATTTTACCTTAGCTCAAAAAATTTCAGCACTCAGTTAA